In Geobacter anodireducens, a genomic segment contains:
- a CDS encoding cytochrome C, whose protein sequence is MVSKRLMGAAALLLLAAGAAGAAGLTVKEQLGKDIFFDTNLSINGNQSCADCHAPEAGWTGPTSEVNAHGAVYEGSIAGRFGNRKPPSSAYATTAPILKYIRQGGGMFVGGNFWDGRATGEKLGNPAADQAQGPFLNPLEQALPDSACVVHRVCTATYGTAMDAVWPGSCAIAWPADVDTACATEGAFVNLDAPNRAKSNLAYDYIALAIAAYEGSAESNAFTSKYDAFLAGKAFLTPEERRGLALFNGKGKCARCHVNTGKKPLFTDYTYDNLGVPRNVENPFYQSTFNPLGAAWIDLGLGGFLESRIDYSRFAKANLGKHKVPTLRNVDKKAAPDVVKAFGHNGYFKSLKEIVHFYNTRDVLPTCAPGSPGEKVTCWPLPELALNMNTAELGNLKLSDAEEDALVAFMKTLTDGYQP, encoded by the coding sequence ATGGTATCCAAGCGACTAATGGGGGCGGCGGCACTTCTCCTCCTGGCGGCAGGCGCCGCCGGCGCGGCAGGCTTGACCGTCAAGGAACAACTGGGCAAAGATATCTTCTTCGACACCAACCTCTCCATCAACGGCAACCAGTCATGCGCGGACTGCCACGCCCCCGAGGCGGGGTGGACCGGGCCCACCTCGGAAGTCAACGCCCACGGCGCCGTGTATGAAGGCTCCATTGCCGGGCGCTTCGGCAACCGCAAACCACCCTCATCGGCCTACGCCACCACCGCGCCCATCCTCAAATATATCCGTCAGGGCGGCGGCATGTTCGTGGGGGGCAACTTCTGGGATGGTCGCGCCACCGGCGAAAAACTGGGCAATCCTGCCGCCGACCAGGCTCAGGGCCCGTTCCTGAATCCGCTGGAGCAGGCGCTCCCCGACTCGGCCTGCGTGGTCCACCGGGTATGCACCGCCACCTACGGCACCGCCATGGACGCCGTCTGGCCCGGCTCGTGCGCCATCGCCTGGCCCGCTGACGTGGACACCGCCTGCGCCACCGAAGGGGCCTTCGTGAACCTGGATGCTCCCAACCGGGCAAAATCCAATCTGGCCTACGACTACATCGCCCTGGCCATTGCCGCCTACGAGGGCTCGGCCGAATCCAACGCCTTCACCTCCAAGTACGACGCCTTCCTGGCCGGCAAGGCATTCCTGACGCCCGAGGAGAGAAGGGGGCTCGCTCTCTTCAACGGCAAGGGCAAATGTGCCCGCTGCCACGTCAACACCGGCAAAAAGCCGCTTTTCACCGACTACACCTACGACAACCTGGGCGTACCGCGCAATGTCGAGAATCCTTTCTATCAGTCCACCTTCAATCCCCTGGGGGCCGCCTGGATCGACCTGGGGCTCGGCGGCTTCCTTGAGTCGCGCATCGATTACAGCCGATTTGCCAAGGCCAACCTCGGCAAGCACAAGGTGCCCACCCTGCGCAACGTGGACAAGAAAGCAGCCCCCGATGTCGTCAAGGCATTCGGCCACAACGGCTACTTCAAGAGCCTGAAGGAGATCGTCCACTTCTACAACACCCGCGACGTTCTCCCCACCTGCGCGCCCGGCTCCCCCGGCGAAAAGGTGACCTGCTGGCCGCTGCCCGAGCTGGCCCTCAACATGAACACCGCCGAACTGGGCAACCTCAAGCTCTCCGATGCCGAAGAAGACGCCCTGGTGGCCTTCATGAAAACACTCACCGACGGCTACCAGCCCTGA
- a CDS encoding integrase → MSATISPATGKAYGVQRVCRAWEMPRSSFYSRQGRKTLPSVLLKRGPKTPLTDDEVLALIRTDLETSPFIGEGHRKVWGRLRFVKGIKVGRKRVLRLMRENNLLSPHRVVQGQTKKHDGKIITAAPNVMWGTDGTRIFTLEEGWCWLFSAVEHWNAECVGWHVTKNGDRFAALQPLFMGIKARFGSVGAAAARGLVLRMDHGSQYLSEHFQNQIKFWGIAPSFSFVAEPQTNGVTERFNRTLKEQVIYGRHYRTIEEVRTAVADFMDRYNRLWLVEKLGFRSPRQAFEEYQVKKAA, encoded by the coding sequence ATGAGCGCTACGATCTCCCCTGCCACCGGTAAAGCCTACGGCGTTCAGCGCGTCTGCCGTGCCTGGGAAATGCCCCGCTCGTCGTTCTATAGCCGCCAAGGCAGAAAAACCCTGCCATCGGTATTGCTCAAGCGTGGCCCGAAAACACCGCTCACTGACGACGAGGTACTTGCTCTTATCCGAACCGATCTGGAGACATCCCCCTTTATCGGCGAGGGGCACCGTAAGGTCTGGGGACGCCTACGCTTCGTCAAAGGGATCAAAGTCGGCCGCAAGCGGGTGCTGCGTCTCATGCGGGAGAACAACCTGCTCTCTCCTCACCGGGTTGTTCAGGGACAGACCAAGAAGCACGACGGCAAGATCATCACGGCGGCTCCCAACGTCATGTGGGGTACCGATGGCACCAGGATCTTCACCCTGGAAGAAGGGTGGTGCTGGTTGTTTAGCGCCGTGGAGCACTGGAACGCCGAGTGCGTCGGTTGGCATGTGACCAAGAATGGCGATCGGTTTGCCGCATTGCAGCCGCTCTTCATGGGAATCAAGGCCCGTTTCGGCTCAGTCGGAGCTGCTGCTGCCCGTGGGCTGGTACTGAGGATGGATCACGGCAGCCAATACCTTTCGGAACATTTCCAGAACCAGATCAAGTTCTGGGGAATCGCCCCAAGTTTCTCGTTTGTTGCCGAACCGCAGACCAACGGGGTGACGGAACGGTTCAATCGGACTCTCAAAGAACAGGTCATCTATGGCCGCCACTACCGCACAATTGAAGAAGTAAGGACGGCAGTAGCTGACTTCATGGATCGTTACAACCGGCTGTGGCTGGTTGAAAAACTCGGTTTCAGAAGCCCACGACAAGCTTTCGAGGAGTATCAAGTCAAGAAGGCTGCGTGA
- a CDS encoding transposase, whose product MRGFDSNTEALFTYVTPESFVPKDHPLRAIRKMADEALAGMDKLFDSMYATTGRSSIPPEKLLKAQLLMILYSIRSNRQLVEQIHYNFLFRWFLGMGLDEKVWDHSSFTKNSDRLIGSEVAAEFLSRVLAQAERKRLLSREHFTVDGTLIEAWASIKSFKPKDGPPSAGGGGRNDTVDFKGQKLTNETHGSTTDPDARLYRKGKNKEAKLCYQGHTLMENRSGLIIRTKVTTATGCGERDAAKAMVQQLPRTTRRITLGCDKGYDTESFVKELRRFKITPHVAQNTSNRKSAIDGRTTKHPNYTISQKIRKRIEEGFGWMKTVGRLRKTMYRGIEKIAMQLDLHAAAYNLVRMKNLGLGVT is encoded by the coding sequence ATGCGCGGTTTTGACAGCAACACAGAAGCTCTCTTTACCTATGTGACACCTGAATCCTTTGTCCCGAAGGACCACCCTTTGCGGGCCATCCGTAAGATGGCCGACGAAGCTCTGGCAGGGATGGACAAGCTCTTTGACAGCATGTACGCCACAACCGGCCGCTCCTCAATCCCACCGGAGAAGCTCTTGAAAGCCCAACTGCTGATGATCCTCTACTCCATCCGCAGCAACCGGCAGTTGGTAGAGCAGATCCATTACAACTTCCTGTTCCGCTGGTTCCTCGGCATGGGCTTGGACGAGAAAGTCTGGGATCATTCCAGCTTTACCAAGAACAGTGACCGATTGATTGGCTCCGAAGTTGCCGCAGAGTTTCTTTCCCGGGTTCTGGCCCAGGCAGAGCGTAAGCGACTGTTGTCCCGCGAACACTTCACCGTTGACGGAACTCTCATCGAAGCCTGGGCTTCCATCAAGAGCTTTAAGCCCAAGGATGGACCTCCTTCAGCCGGTGGTGGCGGCAGAAACGATACCGTGGATTTCAAGGGACAGAAACTTACCAACGAAACCCATGGTTCCACCACTGACCCTGATGCCCGGCTCTACCGCAAGGGGAAGAACAAAGAAGCCAAGCTCTGCTACCAGGGACATACCCTGATGGAGAATCGCAGTGGCCTCATCATCAGGACCAAGGTGACAACGGCAACCGGTTGCGGTGAGCGCGACGCAGCAAAGGCCATGGTGCAGCAATTGCCAAGGACGACCCGACGGATCACTCTTGGCTGCGACAAAGGCTACGACACAGAATCATTCGTCAAAGAGCTGCGTAGGTTCAAGATCACGCCACACGTGGCCCAGAACACCTCCAACAGGAAATCGGCCATCGACGGCAGAACCACCAAGCATCCGAACTACACCATCAGCCAGAAGATCAGGAAACGAATCGAAGAAGGCTTTGGCTGGATGAAGACCGTGGGCAGATTACGCAAGACGATGTACCGGGGAATCGAGAAGATCGCCATGCAACTTGATCTGCACGCTGCGGCCTACAACCTGGTTCGGATGAAAAACCTGGGTCTCGGTGTCACCTGA
- a CDS encoding DNA polymerase III subunit beta, giving the protein MLQEKMIENIREKCHQDIRVVSALMFGSFATGEGDQYSDIEFAVFIRDDSLNDFDQRSWLNSFSPVAAYFLDDFGHHTALFENGVRGEFHFMRASEQSVVAGWQGYGWFPSLEAAVLLDREGELSQYARLLVGGPPKREGAELVEGLSLNLINLMLFGANLLNRGEYARAWALLGKAHENLLKLARLHEGETDHWPTPSRGLEIDLSGNAYRRYLTCTASAERVPLCRAYCESWRWSRELIEAVVRPHNIELPQSVMAQLEILLDNVTADPNPNP; this is encoded by the coding sequence ATGCTTCAAGAGAAAATGATTGAGAATATCCGTGAGAAGTGTCACCAGGACATTCGCGTTGTGTCCGCGCTGATGTTCGGGTCGTTCGCAACCGGCGAGGGTGATCAATATTCGGATATAGAATTCGCGGTGTTCATCCGCGACGACTCGTTAAATGATTTCGATCAGCGTTCATGGCTCAATTCATTCAGCCCGGTTGCCGCTTACTTCCTGGACGATTTCGGCCACCACACAGCACTTTTCGAGAACGGCGTGCGTGGCGAGTTCCACTTTATGCGGGCTTCGGAGCAGTCGGTTGTTGCCGGCTGGCAGGGATACGGGTGGTTTCCTTCGCTTGAAGCGGCGGTGTTGCTGGATCGAGAAGGCGAATTGTCGCAGTATGCGCGGCTGCTTGTGGGAGGGCCTCCAAAACGTGAAGGGGCTGAACTGGTAGAGGGTCTGTCCCTTAACCTGATCAACCTGATGCTGTTCGGCGCAAATCTTCTCAATAGAGGCGAATACGCTCGTGCATGGGCTTTATTGGGCAAGGCGCACGAAAATCTGCTAAAGCTGGCTCGACTTCATGAAGGGGAGACTGACCATTGGCCGACTCCTTCGCGGGGTCTCGAGATCGACCTTTCTGGTAATGCATATCGTCGCTACCTGACTTGTACGGCCAGCGCTGAACGTGTTCCTTTGTGCAGAGCCTATTGTGAGTCATGGAGGTGGAGTAGAGAGCTGATAGAGGCGGTTGTCAGACCACATAACATCGAACTCCCACAATCAGTCATGGCACAGTTGGAAATACTGCTTGATAACGTGACTGCTGATCCAAACCCAAACCCGTAA
- a CDS encoding exodeoxyribonuclease III: MKLVSFNVNGLRSRLHQLEELVRTHRPDIIGLQETKVQDADFPLAAVQALGYHVIYHGQKTHHGVALLSLQPPRDVRLGLPGDGDEAQKRFISAAFDLPAGSPLRVINGYFPQGESRDHPVKFPAKERFYADVLAYLKSSCDPDAPLAVMGDFNVAPVDPDIGIGADNAKRWLRTGKTSFLPEERAWFAALRDWGLHDSYRELYPHIDDRFSWFDYRSRGFESEPKRGLRIDHILLTRPLQQACRAAGIDYDIRAMEKPSDHCPVWVEVEV, translated from the coding sequence ATGAAACTCGTATCCTTCAACGTCAATGGCCTGCGATCCCGTCTCCATCAACTCGAAGAACTGGTCCGTACCCATCGGCCCGACATCATCGGCCTCCAGGAAACCAAGGTGCAGGATGCCGACTTTCCCCTGGCCGCAGTCCAGGCCTTGGGCTATCACGTGATCTACCACGGCCAGAAGACCCACCACGGCGTGGCGCTCCTCTCCCTCCAGCCCCCCCGTGACGTCCGGCTCGGCCTTCCCGGCGACGGCGACGAAGCCCAGAAGCGCTTCATCAGCGCCGCCTTCGATCTTCCCGCCGGGTCGCCCCTGCGGGTCATCAACGGCTACTTCCCCCAGGGCGAAAGCCGCGACCACCCGGTCAAGTTCCCGGCCAAGGAACGCTTCTACGCCGACGTGCTCGCCTACCTGAAATCCTCCTGCGACCCCGACGCCCCCCTGGCGGTCATGGGAGACTTCAACGTCGCCCCCGTGGACCCGGACATCGGCATCGGCGCCGACAACGCCAAGCGCTGGCTCCGCACCGGCAAGACCAGCTTCCTCCCCGAAGAGCGGGCCTGGTTCGCCGCCCTGCGCGACTGGGGGCTGCACGACAGCTACCGCGAGCTCTACCCCCACATCGACGACCGCTTCAGCTGGTTCGACTACCGCAGCCGCGGCTTCGAGTCCGAGCCCAAGCGGGGCCTGCGCATTGACCACATCCTCCTCACCCGTCCGCTCCAGCAAGCCTGCCGCGCCGCCGGCATCGACTACGACATCCGCGCCATGGAAAAGCCTTCCGACCACTGCCCCGTGTGGGTGGAGGTGGAAGTGTGA
- a CDS encoding transposase, with protein sequence MRFYTKTHKYYCGIDLHARKKYVCILDSEGTVLVHREINCNPESFLRLVAPYREDLVVGVECMFAWYWLADLCRNEKIEFVLGHALYMKAVHGGKAKSDKIDAHKIAVLLRGGMFPLAYVYPPEMRATRDLLRRRNFFVRKRAELMAHIQNTVTQYNLAPLGIDLGVEENRHEVAQLFHDPEVRKIIEIDVAMIDAFDDVINVLEPDIEKTARQHNLHALKLLRSINGVGKVLGLVMLYEIHDINRFPTVQDFSSYCRLVKCAHESAGKKKGVGGSKIGNVHLKWAFSEAAVFFVRHNPQAKILMEKLVKIHGKGKAISILAHKLARAIFYMLKNNVPFDREKFLATA encoded by the coding sequence ATGAGATTTTACACTAAGACTCACAAGTACTACTGCGGAATTGATCTTCATGCCCGAAAAAAGTACGTCTGCATTCTCGACTCGGAAGGGACCGTGCTGGTTCATCGCGAAATCAACTGCAATCCTGAGAGCTTCCTTCGCCTCGTGGCACCCTACCGGGAGGACTTGGTTGTCGGCGTGGAATGCATGTTCGCATGGTATTGGCTGGCAGACCTTTGCCGTAATGAAAAGATCGAGTTTGTGCTCGGTCACGCCCTTTACATGAAGGCAGTCCACGGTGGCAAAGCAAAGAGCGACAAGATTGACGCCCACAAGATTGCTGTGCTGCTCCGCGGCGGCATGTTTCCCTTAGCCTACGTCTACCCGCCGGAAATGCGGGCAACACGGGACCTCCTGCGCCGCCGGAACTTTTTCGTCAGAAAACGTGCTGAGCTTATGGCACACATCCAGAACACGGTAACCCAATATAATCTGGCTCCTCTTGGCATTGATCTCGGAGTCGAAGAGAACCGCCATGAAGTAGCTCAGCTCTTCCACGATCCGGAAGTGAGGAAAATTATCGAAATTGACGTTGCCATGATCGACGCCTTTGACGATGTCATCAATGTCCTCGAACCGGACATAGAAAAAACGGCCCGGCAACACAACCTGCATGCCCTCAAACTTCTGCGCTCAATCAACGGCGTGGGAAAGGTGCTGGGCCTGGTAATGCTCTACGAGATCCATGACATAAATCGTTTCCCGACCGTGCAAGACTTCTCTTCCTACTGCAGGCTGGTGAAATGTGCCCACGAATCAGCGGGAAAGAAAAAGGGGGTCGGCGGTTCCAAGATAGGCAACGTCCATTTGAAATGGGCCTTCTCTGAGGCCGCTGTGTTCTTCGTGCGCCACAATCCCCAGGCAAAAATCCTGATGGAGAAACTGGTCAAGATTCATGGCAAAGGGAAAGCGATTTCGATCCTTGCCCACAAACTGGCACGAGCGATTTTCTACATGCTGAAAAACAATGTGCCGTTCGACCGGGAAAAGTTTTTGGCAACGGCGTAA
- a CDS encoding antibiotic biosynthesis monooxygenase, translating to MNDEKTGEGATVVITHRLREGRQEEYERWLEEISPLSKASPGHLDWHIVRPIPGLSETYTIVIRFDTETHLREWMESSTRARLIEKVRPLLATDDDFFISSGLDFWFTPAGAKVKVPVRWKQCLLTWSAIYPLALGMPLVVTPILQYLGVADNHLLATLAVTGIVVFLMVYVVMPRYTRLVQRWLFR from the coding sequence ATGAACGACGAGAAGACAGGCGAAGGAGCGACGGTAGTAATTACGCACAGGTTGCGTGAAGGCAGGCAGGAAGAATACGAACGGTGGCTCGAGGAAATTTCGCCCTTGAGCAAAGCCTCACCCGGTCATTTGGACTGGCACATCGTCCGTCCGATACCCGGATTGTCCGAAACTTATACCATCGTAATCCGGTTCGATACCGAAACGCACCTGCGGGAGTGGATGGAATCATCGACGCGGGCCCGATTGATAGAAAAGGTTCGGCCACTTCTTGCTACGGACGACGACTTCTTTATCAGTAGCGGGTTGGATTTCTGGTTCACTCCTGCAGGGGCAAAGGTCAAGGTGCCGGTGCGCTGGAAACAGTGTCTGCTGACGTGGTCCGCCATCTATCCTTTGGCCTTGGGCATGCCTCTGGTCGTTACTCCCATCCTGCAATACCTGGGCGTTGCGGACAACCATCTCCTTGCTACATTGGCCGTGACCGGGATAGTCGTTTTTCTCATGGTTTACGTGGTGATGCCCCGCTATACAAGACTTGTTCAGCGATGGTTGTTTAGGTAA
- a CDS encoding AAA family ATPase — protein sequence MEQLTFDRLQDNLKRLKLFKAVEILDDVATLSQASGGSYLSFLDQLLEEEVAAKDKRRVDTAMKIAGLPMAKTIEEYDFTFHPHLDKKSVMELFDLTILNKHENVIFLGPPGVGKTHLAIALAIKACYHGFRVYFTTMHTLIAKLKESQAKGKAYLNSSLVIVDEVGYLPVSSQEAYLFFQFVTYRYEKSSTIITSNKSFSDWQELFGDPVIASAILDRLLHHSRVINIKGHSYRLQGHAFAKQLSQKGGDAIISASPD from the coding sequence ATGGAGCAACTGACCTTTGATCGCCTCCAGGACAACCTGAAACGGCTGAAGCTCTTCAAGGCGGTGGAGATCCTCGATGACGTTGCCACTCTTTCCCAAGCCAGTGGCGGCTCGTACCTCTCGTTCCTCGACCAGCTCCTGGAGGAAGAGGTGGCGGCCAAGGACAAGCGCCGCGTGGATACCGCCATGAAGATCGCCGGCCTCCCCATGGCCAAGACCATTGAAGAGTACGACTTCACCTTCCATCCCCATCTGGACAAGAAGTCGGTCATGGAACTGTTCGACCTGACCATCCTGAACAAACACGAGAACGTCATCTTTCTCGGCCCGCCCGGCGTCGGCAAGACCCATCTCGCCATCGCTCTGGCTATCAAGGCCTGCTATCACGGCTTCAGGGTCTATTTCACCACAATGCACACCCTGATCGCCAAACTGAAGGAGAGCCAGGCCAAGGGGAAGGCCTACCTCAACTCCAGCCTGGTCATCGTCGATGAGGTCGGCTATCTCCCGGTCTCCAGCCAGGAGGCCTATCTCTTCTTCCAGTTCGTGACTTACCGCTACGAGAAGAGCTCGACCATCATTACCTCAAACAAGAGTTTCTCCGACTGGCAGGAACTCTTTGGCGATCCGGTCATCGCGTCGGCCATCCTTGACCGACTGCTGCACCATAGCCGGGTGATCAACATCAAGGGGCACAGCTATCGGCTCCAGGGTCACGCGTTCGCCAAACAACTCTCCCAGAAAGGAGGTGACGCTATAATTTCTGCTTCCCCTGATTGA
- a CDS encoding transposase: protein MARANRHYIPGQVWHITHRCHKKEFLLKFARDRRRWLHWLFEAKKRFGLQVLNYAVTSNHVHLLVVDTKPEVVAKSIQLIAGRTAQEFNQRKDRKGAFWEDRYHATAIERNEHLVRCLVYIDLNMVRAGVVTHPAEWEMNGYNEIQNPPDRYAIIDRHSLFDACGFPDYGSFAEQHRKWVEDALKKGMNREGHWTESIAVGSSAFITDTQRKMGCSAKGRKLEEQVDGASLLREDAEPYHAHFTGKNEALSPGNAFFWDDYDVVSIG from the coding sequence ATGGCACGAGCGAATCGGCACTACATACCGGGTCAGGTGTGGCACATCACACACCGGTGTCACAAGAAAGAGTTTCTTCTCAAGTTTGCCAGAGACCGGCGTCGGTGGCTGCACTGGCTCTTCGAGGCGAAGAAGCGGTTCGGGCTGCAGGTTCTGAATTATGCCGTCACCTCAAATCATGTTCATCTGCTGGTAGTGGATACGAAACCAGAGGTCGTGGCAAAGAGCATCCAACTGATCGCCGGAAGAACCGCGCAGGAATTCAATCAGCGGAAAGATCGAAAAGGGGCGTTCTGGGAAGATCGGTACCACGCAACCGCGATCGAGAGAAACGAGCATCTCGTCCGTTGCCTCGTTTACATCGATCTGAACATGGTCCGCGCCGGTGTCGTAACGCATCCAGCGGAATGGGAAATGAACGGATACAACGAGATTCAGAATCCGCCGGACCGATACGCCATTATCGACAGGCACAGTCTTTTCGATGCTTGCGGTTTCCCGGATTACGGGAGTTTTGCCGAACAGCACCGTAAATGGGTTGAGGATGCACTGAAGAAGGGCATGAATCGGGAAGGCCATTGGACCGAAAGCATTGCAGTCGGCAGTTCGGCTTTTATCACAGACACGCAACGGAAGATGGGGTGCAGCGCCAAGGGACGGAAGCTGGAAGAACAGGTGGACGGAGCGAGTTTACTGAGAGAGGATGCGGAGCCTTACCATGCCCATTTTACCGGCAAAAATGAGGCTCTAAGCCCTGGAAATGCATTCTTTTGGGACGATTACGATGTAGTTTCAATTGGTTAG